One Castanea sativa cultivar Marrone di Chiusa Pesio chromosome 4, ASM4071231v1 DNA window includes the following coding sequences:
- the LOC142630546 gene encoding proline transporter 1-like isoform X2, producing MQVGLLLVTGFNCGYILSFSNLMLVPLGWTWGIICLVVVGLYTAYANWLLAAFHFINGQRFIRYRDLMGFLFGREMYYITWVFQYLTILLGNMGFILLGGKALKEINSEFSDSPLRLQYYIIITGAAYFLFAFLIPTMSAMRRWLGISTILTFTYIIILLVVLVKDGKSNKNKDYKIHGSKADKVFNGFGAISAIIVCNTSGLLLEIQSTLRKPAVENMRKALYTQYTAGLLVYYGVSIVGYWAYGSVVSTYLPEELSGPKWVKIVINFAAFLQSIVSQHMFLAPIHETLDTKFLKLDESMDSKENIKRRFYVRALLFSFNTFVTAAFPFMGDFVNLFGSFTLIPITFVFPSMIFLKVKGKTARLEKKAWHWSNIILFSLLTVVTTISAVRLIVNDVQQYSFFANT from the exons ATG CAAGTTGGGTTGCTGCTGGTGACAGGTTTCAACTGCGGATACATATTGAGTTTTTCAAATCTTATGTTGGTGCCTCTGGGTTGGACTTGGGGTATCATATGCCTGGTTGTTGTGGGTCTCTACACTGCCTATGCTAACTGGCTCCTGGCTgcttttcacttcatcaatggCCAGAGGTTCATTAGATACAGAGATCTTATGGGCTTTCTTTTTG GCAGAGAAATGTATTATATCACCTGGGTGTTCCAATACTTGACCATTCTTCTTGGAAACATGGGTTTCATTCTCCTCGGTGGTAAAGCGCTTAAG GAGATCAATTCAGAATTTAGTGATTCACCCTTGAGGCTCCAATATTACATCATCATCACTGGAGCAGCCTACTTCTTATTCGCATTTCTCATTCCAACTATGTCCGCAATGAGAAGATGGCTAGGAATCTCTACCATCCTCACCTTCACTTACATTATCATCCTTCTGGTGGTACTAGTTAAGGACG GGAAatctaacaaaaacaaagattataaAATTCATGGAAGTAAAGCAGACAAGGTGTTCAATGGCTTTGGTGCAATTTCAGCCATTATTGTTTGTAACACCTCCGGCTTGCTACTCGAAATACAG TCAACTTTGCGCAAGCCAGCAGTCGAGAACATGAGAAAAGCCTTATATACTCAATATACTGCAGGGCTCTTAGTTTATTATGGTGTAAGCATCGTAGGTTACTGGGCTTATGGTTCAGTGGTATCCACATACCTTCCTGAAGAGCTAAGCGGTCCCAAATGGGTCAAGATTGTCATCAACTTTGCTGCCTTTCTACAGTCTATAGTCTCCCAGCAT ATGTTTCTTGCACCAATTCATGAGACCCTTGATACTAAGTTCCTAAAGCTTGATGAGAGCATGGATTCGAAAGAAAACATCAAACGTAGATTCTATGTGCGAGCACTCCTCTTCTCATTTAATACATTCGTGACAGCAGCTTTTCCTTTCATGGGGGACTTTGTGAACTTGTTTGGATCATTTACACTCATACCTATAACGTTTGTGTTCCCAAGTATGATTTTTCTCAAG GTCAAAGGAAAGACAGCCAGACTAGAAAAGAAGGCATGGCATTGGTCCaacattattcttttttctctacttACTGTTGTAACCACAATTTCTGCAGTTCGGTTGATTGTTAATGATGTTCAGCAGTATAGTTTCTTTGCAAATACATGA
- the LOC142630546 gene encoding proline transporter 2-like isoform X1, whose translation METKEETSNIEAFSTEQGPIMSSVKHENGLTSAHTIDHDSWQQVGLLLVTGFNCGYILSFSNLMLVPLGWTWGIICLVVVGLYTAYANWLLAAFHFINGQRFIRYRDLMGFLFGREMYYITWVFQYLTILLGNMGFILLGGKALKEINSEFSDSPLRLQYYIIITGAAYFLFAFLIPTMSAMRRWLGISTILTFTYIIILLVVLVKDGKSNKNKDYKIHGSKADKVFNGFGAISAIIVCNTSGLLLEIQSTLRKPAVENMRKALYTQYTAGLLVYYGVSIVGYWAYGSVVSTYLPEELSGPKWVKIVINFAAFLQSIVSQHMFLAPIHETLDTKFLKLDESMDSKENIKRRFYVRALLFSFNTFVTAAFPFMGDFVNLFGSFTLIPITFVFPSMIFLKVKGKTARLEKKAWHWSNIILFSLLTVVTTISAVRLIVNDVQQYSFFANT comes from the exons ATGGAAACAAAGGAAGAAACAAGTAATATAGAAGCTTTCAGTACCGAACAAGGTCCAATAATGAGCAGTGTAAAACATGAAAATGGTCTTACATCTGCTCATACCATAGACCATG ATTCCTGGCAGCAAGTTGGGTTGCTGCTGGTGACAGGTTTCAACTGCGGATACATATTGAGTTTTTCAAATCTTATGTTGGTGCCTCTGGGTTGGACTTGGGGTATCATATGCCTGGTTGTTGTGGGTCTCTACACTGCCTATGCTAACTGGCTCCTGGCTgcttttcacttcatcaatggCCAGAGGTTCATTAGATACAGAGATCTTATGGGCTTTCTTTTTG GCAGAGAAATGTATTATATCACCTGGGTGTTCCAATACTTGACCATTCTTCTTGGAAACATGGGTTTCATTCTCCTCGGTGGTAAAGCGCTTAAG GAGATCAATTCAGAATTTAGTGATTCACCCTTGAGGCTCCAATATTACATCATCATCACTGGAGCAGCCTACTTCTTATTCGCATTTCTCATTCCAACTATGTCCGCAATGAGAAGATGGCTAGGAATCTCTACCATCCTCACCTTCACTTACATTATCATCCTTCTGGTGGTACTAGTTAAGGACG GGAAatctaacaaaaacaaagattataaAATTCATGGAAGTAAAGCAGACAAGGTGTTCAATGGCTTTGGTGCAATTTCAGCCATTATTGTTTGTAACACCTCCGGCTTGCTACTCGAAATACAG TCAACTTTGCGCAAGCCAGCAGTCGAGAACATGAGAAAAGCCTTATATACTCAATATACTGCAGGGCTCTTAGTTTATTATGGTGTAAGCATCGTAGGTTACTGGGCTTATGGTTCAGTGGTATCCACATACCTTCCTGAAGAGCTAAGCGGTCCCAAATGGGTCAAGATTGTCATCAACTTTGCTGCCTTTCTACAGTCTATAGTCTCCCAGCAT ATGTTTCTTGCACCAATTCATGAGACCCTTGATACTAAGTTCCTAAAGCTTGATGAGAGCATGGATTCGAAAGAAAACATCAAACGTAGATTCTATGTGCGAGCACTCCTCTTCTCATTTAATACATTCGTGACAGCAGCTTTTCCTTTCATGGGGGACTTTGTGAACTTGTTTGGATCATTTACACTCATACCTATAACGTTTGTGTTCCCAAGTATGATTTTTCTCAAG GTCAAAGGAAAGACAGCCAGACTAGAAAAGAAGGCATGGCATTGGTCCaacattattcttttttctctacttACTGTTGTAACCACAATTTCTGCAGTTCGGTTGATTGTTAATGATGTTCAGCAGTATAGTTTCTTTGCAAATACATGA